The Desulfomicrobium orale DSM 12838 genome includes a window with the following:
- the hslO gene encoding Hsp33 family molecular chaperone HslO, translating into MNDQLIRAISGETNVRALACLTTYTTRTACDRHQTRPTASVALSRALTGGVLLGALLKGRERVALKFEGNGPLRKIVVEADALCRVHGYVGDPGVDLPLADGQFDIASALGRAGLLTVTKDLLLKEPYRGVVNLVSSEIGEDLAYYLTESEQIPSAVGLTAIPDALGRPIVAGGFLIQALPGASENILDLITGRIRDLPPLGRLFLSGITPKELLDRIFSDIAYEVLGHQEVRFQCACSRDRIERALITLGQKETEELAGREDRTVITCEFCREAYEFTPEQLRRLISERH; encoded by the coding sequence ATGAACGATCAGCTTATCCGCGCCATCTCCGGCGAAACCAATGTCCGCGCCCTGGCCTGTCTGACCACCTACACCACCCGGACCGCCTGTGATCGGCATCAGACCCGGCCCACGGCGTCCGTGGCCCTGAGCCGGGCCCTGACCGGGGGCGTCCTGTTGGGTGCGCTGCTCAAGGGCCGGGAGCGTGTGGCCCTCAAATTCGAAGGAAACGGCCCTCTGCGAAAAATTGTCGTGGAAGCCGACGCCCTGTGCCGGGTACATGGCTATGTGGGCGATCCCGGCGTGGACCTGCCTCTGGCTGACGGACAGTTCGACATCGCCTCGGCGCTGGGCCGGGCCGGCCTGCTGACCGTGACCAAGGACCTGCTGCTGAAAGAACCCTACCGGGGCGTGGTCAATCTTGTGTCCAGCGAAATCGGCGAGGATCTGGCCTATTACCTGACGGAATCCGAACAGATTCCCTCGGCCGTGGGGCTGACCGCCATTCCGGACGCCCTCGGCCGCCCGATTGTGGCCGGAGGGTTTCTGATTCAGGCCCTGCCGGGAGCAAGCGAGAATATTCTGGACCTCATTACCGGCCGCATCCGGGACCTTCCGCCCCTGGGCAGACTCTTTCTGAGCGGGATCACACCCAAGGAGCTGCTGGACCGGATTTTCAGCGACATCGCCTATGAAGTTCTGGGTCATCAGGAAGTGCGCTTTCAATGCGCCTGTTCCCGGGACCGCATCGAGCGGGCGCTGATCACGCTGGGACAAAAGGAAACGGAAGAACTGGCCGGACGCGAAGACCGCACCGTCATCACCTGCGAGTTCTGCCGGGAAGCCTATGAATTCACACCGGAGCAGCTGCGCAGGCTGATCAGTGAACGGCACTGA
- the sfsA gene encoding DNA/RNA nuclease SfsA: MHLLAFPAQSRRAVFVAREKRFLIHALLDGQAVVAHTNNSGSMLGLLRPGMEIFLSPAQSPGRRLPYTLELVRPHGDWIGVNTLTPNRLLKKAWESGAMPELAGYGRFQAEARLGDSRLDACLSGPAGDFWVEAKNVTMVEDDVACFPDAVTERGQKHLRELMTLAGQGARVGVFLAVQRPDGQCFGPAGFIDPRFAALFWQALDVGVEFMPYVIHASPEGIFLGRRLPLAPCP; the protein is encoded by the coding sequence ATGCATTTACTCGCCTTTCCCGCCCAAAGCCGCCGGGCCGTCTTCGTGGCCCGGGAAAAGCGCTTTCTGATCCACGCCCTGCTGGACGGCCAGGCCGTCGTCGCCCACACCAACAACTCCGGCTCCATGCTCGGTCTTCTGCGGCCGGGCATGGAGATATTCCTCTCTCCGGCCCAGTCCCCCGGCAGGCGGCTGCCCTACACTCTGGAACTGGTCCGGCCCCATGGAGACTGGATCGGCGTGAACACGCTGACGCCCAACCGCCTGCTCAAGAAGGCGTGGGAATCGGGCGCCATGCCCGAACTGGCCGGATACGGCCGTTTTCAGGCCGAAGCCAGACTGGGGGATTCGCGTCTGGACGCCTGCCTCAGCGGTCCGGCCGGAGATTTCTGGGTCGAAGCGAAAAATGTGACCATGGTGGAGGATGATGTGGCCTGCTTCCCGGATGCAGTCACGGAGCGGGGGCAGAAACATCTGCGCGAACTCATGACGCTTGCGGGTCAGGGTGCGCGCGTGGGCGTATTTCTGGCCGTGCAGCGCCCCGACGGCCAATGCTTCGGCCCGGCGGGCTTCATCGATCCCCGATTCGCCGCGCTGTTCTGGCAGGCCCTCGATGTAGGTGTGGAATTCATGCCCTATGTGATCCATGCGTCCCCCGAGGGCATTTTCCTGGGCCGCCGCCTGCCTCTCGCACCTTGTCCGTAA
- a CDS encoding sigma-54 interaction domain-containing protein: MSFDACGIIGKSSALQEVFRVLAKVAPSGSTVLVTGESGTGKELLVRALHHNSARAGKAFVPINCGAIPRELLESELFGHEKGAFTHAIRTKVGRFEMADGGTVFLDEIGEMDLALQVKILRVLQEREFERVGGGRTIRTDVRVVAATNRDLEEEVRRGTFREDLFYRLNVIPIVLPPLRERGDDVLLLARHFLKRFSSPEDGSLEMSDDVRNILCGYSWPGNVRELENFMERMSILCDGNRIELADLPEKILKETGTEPPRRVVPSGDMSFRWPELKDLREQGLNLKDFLDQVEERLLTEALGEVDGVKNKAAEVLGIKRTTLIEKLKKKNMLS, encoded by the coding sequence ATGTCGTTTGATGCATGCGGAATAATTGGAAAGAGCTCAGCCTTGCAAGAGGTATTTCGGGTGCTGGCCAAGGTCGCGCCCTCGGGGAGCACGGTGCTGGTCACGGGAGAGTCGGGCACGGGCAAGGAATTGCTGGTCCGCGCTCTGCACCACAACAGCGCCCGGGCGGGCAAGGCCTTCGTGCCCATCAACTGCGGGGCCATCCCGCGCGAGCTGCTCGAATCAGAACTGTTCGGCCACGAGAAAGGCGCCTTCACCCACGCCATCCGGACCAAAGTCGGACGGTTTGAAATGGCCGACGGCGGGACCGTTTTTCTGGATGAAATCGGCGAAATGGACCTGGCTTTGCAAGTGAAGATTCTGCGTGTGTTGCAGGAACGGGAATTCGAGCGCGTGGGCGGCGGCAGAACCATCCGGACCGACGTGCGGGTGGTGGCGGCCACCAACCGGGATCTGGAGGAAGAGGTCCGCCGGGGCACGTTCCGCGAGGATCTGTTCTACCGCCTGAACGTCATTCCCATCGTCCTGCCGCCCCTGCGGGAGCGGGGAGACGATGTGCTGCTGCTGGCCCGGCATTTTCTGAAGCGTTTCAGCAGCCCGGAAGACGGCTCTCTGGAAATGAGCGACGATGTGCGGAACATCCTGTGCGGCTATTCCTGGCCGGGCAATGTGCGCGAGCTGGAAAATTTCATGGAGCGGATGTCCATCCTCTGCGACGGCAATCGCATCGAACTTGCGGACCTGCCGGAGAAAATCCTGAAGGAAACAGGCACGGAGCCGCCCCGGCGCGTCGTGCCGTCCGGGGATATGTCTTTCCGCTGGCCGGAGCTCAAAGACCTGCGCGAACAGGGGTTGAATCTGAAGGATTTTCTGGATCAGGTGGAAGAGAGGCTGCTGACCGAAGCCCTGGGTGAAGTGGACGGCGTGAAGAACAAGGCCGCCGAAGTGTTGGGCATCAAACGCACGACACTCATCGAAAAGCTCAAGAAGAAAAACATGCTCTCATGA
- a CDS encoding tetratricopeptide repeat protein: MRYKFSLTWLLLAFCAVFFCQSVLGASLKWKRQDDGEHLVFKFKTALPPDTSMRRGPSGIELPLPQDFWKKERIPKKTDFSASAFVSGVEYMPDAIFIRTGGAFEFSTSTRPRARELIVEFRPSSSDSALPANDTLQNGTALDAASSGMEPEFLSGKGRLRGKIFWPGRSPIRETSSQGTAANQTAVSSGPEASVDRPVDRKPAGEPSSSARPEYWSGESANRTTGPPAQDSPVRESAAGTKPSGKKSASRGGRFVIEPVVVLPSLNHARPLSKEGEAPQEEESSSSAVPEDKSPAVLSGQEPLPQLASSAPAGSGAGKEELVSDIPGNASVPGPGAVNAGDVQGAPAARDENIPADVNASDGTAMLPENTSASAANATANATEELEVLSAQARKALGDGRLDEARAVMETMLRHPGASGDVREELLYTLADIAMREGREDLPGNFQTILRAYEAAKNADVHSRNMPEVLASLGYLHLAVGSVPEARGYFDLLRRKYPDDPRVPVTDHYWGEHYLKHGEYTRAAEHFQYVVRSHPDSDVAAASTLGLLKAFMELGFFDKAMELVRTVEKRWPRHYLEDPSFLMTAGHAAMAAGQFDAARDYFWTYVNIVPQAPDVDMAMARIGDILMQQNRKDAAREIYHRAAEAYPDSDGGLIAQMRLAEEGVLDQPSVGDMAPSFGRSGMNPETVYNRILEKKDNPLAPVARLKLAMWRLWEKKYAEAVREVEQFQKDYPDHDLLAKAREVMDRALQDWLAADLAQGNYEAVLDVWNAHSGIFEGRELSSGLRLTLATAQARTGHPEEALALAEPIVFRLPRDEYSEPGMDLVLSTLVEMQRWEDVARLAERVRPWKLGRDRQRQVDYAAALAQENLLRPDKARPLWEKLSTDMNLEDTQRGYALYFLARATLDAGKVERSAILAQEALNLFLKEKKDVAKIRDCLELLALAADRNDRFRDALAWTLEADEYIPEGDRDWPAHTYRKALRFRKNGDTEKWKENLEHIIRAVPDSLYSRMARAELEGARLEREVEKFR; this comes from the coding sequence ATGCGATATAAATTCAGCCTGACCTGGCTTCTTCTGGCTTTTTGCGCCGTATTTTTCTGCCAGAGCGTCCTGGGAGCCTCCCTGAAGTGGAAGCGGCAGGACGACGGCGAGCACCTCGTTTTCAAATTCAAAACCGCATTGCCGCCGGATACGTCCATGCGGCGCGGCCCGTCAGGCATCGAACTGCCGCTGCCCCAGGATTTCTGGAAGAAAGAGCGCATCCCCAAAAAGACGGACTTTTCCGCCTCCGCTTTTGTAAGCGGCGTCGAATACATGCCGGACGCCATTTTCATCCGAACCGGCGGCGCTTTTGAATTTTCCACCTCCACCCGCCCCAGAGCCCGCGAACTGATTGTGGAATTCAGGCCTTCTTCCTCCGATTCGGCCCTGCCAGCCAACGATACCTTGCAGAACGGCACCGCTTTGGATGCGGCTTCATCCGGGATGGAGCCGGAATTTCTTTCAGGAAAAGGCCGTCTGCGCGGAAAAATCTTTTGGCCCGGCCGCTCTCCCATACGGGAAACTTCTTCACAGGGCACTGCCGCAAACCAGACGGCCGTTTCGTCCGGCCCGGAGGCTTCGGTGGACAGGCCTGTCGATAGGAAACCGGCCGGAGAGCCGTCCTCCTCTGCCCGGCCGGAATATTGGTCTGGTGAATCCGCCAATCGCACGACAGGTCCGCCCGCACAGGACTCTCCGGTCAGGGAATCAGCCGCAGGTACGAAGCCGTCCGGGAAGAAATCCGCCTCGCGCGGAGGACGGTTCGTCATCGAGCCGGTGGTGGTGTTGCCCAGTCTGAATCACGCCCGGCCGCTTTCCAAAGAAGGAGAGGCCCCGCAGGAGGAAGAATCGTCTTCTTCCGCAGTGCCGGAAGACAAGAGTCCCGCGGTTTTGTCCGGACAGGAACCTTTGCCGCAGCTCGCTTCATCCGCACCTGCCGGATCAGGAGCCGGAAAAGAAGAACTTGTCAGCGATATTCCGGGGAACGCTTCCGTTCCAGGGCCGGGAGCCGTCAATGCAGGTGATGTTCAGGGCGCACCCGCGGCACGGGACGAAAATATCCCGGCGGATGTGAACGCCTCCGACGGGACTGCCATGCTTCCGGAAAATACGTCTGCATCCGCGGCAAATGCCACGGCCAACGCCACGGAGGAGCTGGAAGTCCTGTCCGCACAGGCCCGGAAGGCGCTCGGCGACGGCAGATTGGACGAGGCCAGGGCCGTCATGGAGACCATGCTGCGGCATCCGGGCGCGTCCGGGGATGTGCGCGAGGAGCTGCTTTACACCCTGGCCGACATCGCCATGCGGGAGGGCCGGGAGGACTTGCCCGGAAACTTTCAGACCATCCTCCGGGCTTACGAGGCCGCAAAGAACGCCGACGTGCATTCCCGGAACATGCCCGAAGTCCTGGCCAGTCTGGGGTATCTGCATCTGGCGGTGGGCAGCGTGCCCGAGGCCAGGGGATACTTCGACCTGCTGCGGCGCAAGTACCCGGACGACCCCCGTGTGCCCGTGACCGACCATTACTGGGGCGAGCATTATCTGAAGCACGGCGAGTACACCAGGGCGGCGGAACATTTTCAGTATGTGGTGCGCAGCCATCCGGACAGCGACGTGGCTGCGGCCAGCACTCTGGGGCTTCTGAAAGCGTTCATGGAACTGGGCTTTTTCGACAAGGCCATGGAACTGGTCCGTACTGTGGAGAAACGCTGGCCGCGCCACTATCTGGAAGATCCGTCCTTTCTGATGACCGCCGGCCACGCGGCCATGGCCGCCGGACAGTTCGACGCGGCCCGGGACTATTTCTGGACCTATGTGAACATCGTGCCCCAGGCCCCGGACGTGGACATGGCCATGGCCCGCATCGGGGACATTTTGATGCAGCAGAACAGGAAGGACGCCGCCAGGGAGATCTATCACCGCGCCGCCGAAGCTTATCCGGACAGTGACGGCGGGCTCATCGCCCAGATGCGCCTGGCCGAGGAAGGCGTGCTGGACCAGCCCTCGGTGGGCGACATGGCTCCGTCCTTCGGCCGTTCGGGGATGAACCCGGAAACGGTGTACAACCGCATTCTGGAGAAAAAGGACAATCCTCTGGCTCCCGTGGCCCGGCTCAAGCTGGCCATGTGGCGGCTCTGGGAGAAAAAATATGCCGAGGCTGTGCGGGAGGTCGAGCAGTTCCAGAAGGACTACCCGGATCACGATCTTCTGGCCAAGGCCAGGGAAGTGATGGACAGAGCCTTGCAGGACTGGCTCGCCGCCGATCTGGCCCAGGGGAATTATGAAGCGGTTCTGGATGTCTGGAACGCGCATTCCGGAATTTTCGAAGGCCGGGAACTGTCTTCGGGGCTGCGGCTGACCCTGGCCACGGCCCAGGCCCGGACCGGACATCCTGAGGAGGCGCTGGCTCTGGCCGAGCCCATCGTCTTCAGACTGCCCAGGGACGAGTACTCCGAGCCGGGTATGGATCTGGTTCTTTCCACACTGGTGGAGATGCAGCGCTGGGAGGATGTGGCCAGGCTGGCCGAGCGGGTCAGGCCGTGGAAGCTGGGGCGCGACCGGCAGCGTCAGGTGGACTATGCCGCGGCCCTGGCCCAGGAGAACCTGCTGCGTCCGGACAAGGCCCGGCCGCTGTGGGAAAAGCTGAGTACGGACATGAATCTGGAGGATACGCAGCGGGGTTACGCGCTGTACTTCCTGGCCCGCGCCACACTGGATGCGGGCAAGGTGGAGCGGAGCGCCATTCTGGCTCAGGAAGCTCTCAACCTGTTCCTCAAGGAAAAGAAGGACGTGGCCAAAATCAGGGACTGTCTGGAACTTCTGGCCCTTGCGGCCGACAGGAATGACCGGTTCCGGGACGCCCTGGCCTGGACCCTGGAGGCCGATGAATACATACCCGAGGGCGACCGGGACTGGCCCGCCCACACCTACCGCAAGGCCCTGCGCTTCCGGAAAAACGGCGACACGGAGAAGTGGAAGGAAAACCTGGAGCATATCATCCGGGCCGTGCCGGACAGTCTGTACAGCCGCATGGCCAGGGCCGAACTGGAGGGCGCGAGGCTGGAGCGGGAAGTGGAAAAATTCCGGTAG
- the amrB gene encoding AmmeMemoRadiSam system protein B — METMDRDPVFAGQFYADSFDQWLPVVRCCMEGETRADALTRLVMVPHAGHVFSGKVAGRTLAQANLTDTVLLLGPNHTGLGAPLAVWPGGRWLLPGAELAVDGELAAAILQAEPACTADRAAHLREHSLEVVLPFLWAANPELRIVPIAVGDPRTGVLAGAAAKIAEVLSGRVVSIVVSSDMNHFASDEKTRRVDQRALDAILGLNPMELYGTVRGENISMCGVLPMTLGMHLANMLGASTARVAAYATSGEVNGDLLSVVGYAGVIVE, encoded by the coding sequence ATGGAAACTATGGATCGTGATCCCGTTTTTGCGGGGCAGTTCTACGCGGATTCTTTCGATCAGTGGCTTCCCGTGGTCCGGTGCTGCATGGAGGGGGAGACGCGGGCGGATGCGCTGACGCGTCTGGTGATGGTGCCGCACGCGGGGCATGTGTTCTCCGGGAAAGTGGCTGGCCGGACGCTGGCCCAGGCCAATCTGACGGATACGGTATTGCTGCTCGGTCCAAACCATACCGGCCTGGGTGCGCCTCTGGCCGTGTGGCCCGGCGGCAGATGGCTGCTGCCCGGAGCGGAGCTTGCCGTGGACGGGGAACTGGCGGCGGCCATTCTGCAGGCCGAGCCCGCGTGTACGGCCGACCGTGCCGCGCATTTGCGCGAACACTCTCTGGAAGTGGTACTGCCCTTTCTGTGGGCCGCGAACCCGGAATTGCGTATCGTGCCCATTGCCGTGGGGGACCCGCGTACGGGCGTGCTGGCCGGAGCGGCGGCGAAGATCGCCGAAGTCCTGTCGGGGCGCGTCGTGTCCATCGTGGTCAGTTCGGACATGAACCACTTCGCGTCCGACGAAAAAACAAGGAGAGTGGATCAGCGCGCCCTGGACGCCATTCTGGGGCTGAATCCCATGGAGCTTTACGGCACCGTGCGGGGGGAGAACATCTCCATGTGCGGCGTACTGCCCATGACTTTGGGCATGCATCTGGCCAACATGCTCGGCGCGTCCACGGCCCGCGTCGCGGCCTATGCCACATCCGGCGAGGTGAACGGGGACCTCTTGAGCGTGGTGGGCTATGCGGGTGTGATTGTGGAGTGA
- a CDS encoding Maf family protein gives MQGPFRTLRPLTLASASPRRQALLAGQGLCFEVSPSRLGEPAPEPAEAPEIYARRMARIKGEDIAAKRPDQTVISADTIVVREGRILGKPRNAAHALHMLSELAGNWHDVITGFCVLHVREKISQCHAVTTRVHMIPASAAMLRAYIATEEPMDKAGAYGIQGAGAFLVDEVRGSYTNVVGLPVPEILRILLTCAVIAPAVSPEDV, from the coding sequence ATGCAGGGGCCGTTTCGCACTCTGCGGCCGCTGACCCTGGCCTCGGCCTCGCCCAGGCGGCAAGCGCTCCTGGCCGGACAAGGTCTGTGCTTCGAGGTCTCCCCGAGCCGCCTGGGGGAGCCCGCACCCGAACCCGCCGAAGCGCCGGAAATCTACGCCCGGCGCATGGCTCGCATCAAGGGGGAGGATATCGCGGCAAAACGGCCGGACCAGACCGTCATCAGCGCCGACACCATTGTCGTCCGGGAAGGACGGATTCTGGGAAAACCGCGAAACGCCGCCCACGCCCTGCATATGCTCTCGGAGCTGGCCGGAAACTGGCACGATGTCATCACCGGATTCTGCGTCCTGCACGTCCGGGAAAAAATCAGCCAGTGTCACGCCGTGACCACCCGCGTGCACATGATTCCCGCCTCCGCCGCCATGCTCCGGGCCTACATCGCCACAGAAGAGCCCATGGACAAGGCCGGAGCCTACGGCATCCAGGGCGCGGGAGCCTTTCTGGTGGATGAGGTGCGCGGCTCCTACACCAACGTGGTCGGCCTGCCGGTTCCGGAAATTCTGCGTATTCTCCTGACCTGCGCGGTCATCGCCCCGGCCGTCTCTCCTGAAGATGTCTGA
- the gndA gene encoding NADP-dependent phosphogluconate dehydrogenase, which produces MNDIALIGLAVMGQNLVLNMARNGLAVTVYNRTRERTEAFLGGPAKGQSITPAWDVPSCVAALSRPRKIILMVKAGTAVDQLLDELLPVLEPGDIVVDGGNSHFEDTVRRTRRLRETGVFFAGMGVSGGEEGALLGPSLMPGGPLPAWEQMRHILEKIAARSADGDPCADYMGADGAGHFVKMVHNGIEYAVMQLIAETWDLLRRGLNLSPGQTADCFAAWNKGAASSYLLEITANILRTKDLSGDGFMVDAILDTAQGKGTGLWTSQSALNLGVPVPAITAAVEARMLSMRREERQRYAPLLPAADVSLDIPAPETLGKALFLATRLAYLQGFSLLMAAERTWNWGLDPARIARVWRAGCIIRAAFLDDLVRTFAPEAPLSFIASAPEDLADAQLALRRVTTLAAAAGIPAPGLGASLAYYDAFRSARLPASLVQAQRDYFGAHGFERPDRPGVFHGPWKG; this is translated from the coding sequence ATGAACGACATCGCACTGATCGGACTGGCCGTCATGGGCCAGAATCTGGTCCTGAACATGGCCCGCAACGGCCTCGCCGTCACGGTGTACAACCGCACCCGCGAACGGACCGAGGCATTTCTGGGCGGCCCGGCCAAAGGCCAGTCCATCACTCCGGCATGGGATGTTCCCTCCTGCGTGGCGGCCCTGTCCCGGCCGAGAAAAATTATCCTCATGGTCAAAGCCGGGACGGCCGTGGACCAGCTTCTGGACGAACTGCTCCCTGTGCTGGAGCCCGGCGACATCGTCGTGGACGGCGGTAATTCCCACTTCGAGGACACCGTCCGGCGGACCCGGAGGCTTCGGGAAACGGGTGTGTTCTTCGCAGGCATGGGCGTTTCCGGCGGAGAAGAAGGGGCCCTCCTCGGCCCCAGCCTGATGCCCGGCGGCCCCCTCCCGGCCTGGGAGCAGATGCGGCACATTCTGGAAAAAATAGCGGCCCGCAGTGCGGATGGAGACCCCTGCGCCGACTACATGGGCGCGGACGGAGCCGGACATTTCGTGAAGATGGTGCATAACGGCATCGAGTACGCGGTCATGCAGCTCATCGCCGAAACCTGGGACCTGCTCCGGCGCGGCCTGAACCTTTCGCCCGGGCAAACCGCAGACTGCTTCGCGGCCTGGAATAAAGGGGCCGCCAGTTCCTATCTGCTGGAAATCACCGCCAATATCCTGCGGACAAAAGACCTGTCCGGCGACGGCTTCATGGTGGACGCCATTCTCGATACGGCCCAGGGCAAGGGAACGGGTCTGTGGACCAGCCAGAGCGCCCTGAATCTGGGAGTGCCTGTTCCGGCCATCACCGCCGCGGTGGAAGCCAGGATGCTTTCCATGCGGCGGGAAGAACGCCAGAGGTACGCCCCCCTGCTCCCGGCCGCCGATGTATCTCTGGACATCCCCGCTCCCGAGACGCTTGGGAAGGCGCTGTTTCTGGCGACCCGTCTGGCCTACCTGCAGGGATTCTCCCTTCTGATGGCGGCGGAAAGGACCTGGAACTGGGGACTCGACCCGGCGCGCATCGCCAGGGTCTGGCGGGCCGGGTGTATCATCCGGGCCGCCTTTCTGGACGATCTGGTCCGGACATTCGCTCCGGAAGCACCGCTGTCCTTCATCGCCTCGGCTCCCGAAGATCTGGCCGACGCGCAACTGGCTCTGCGGCGCGTAACGACTCTGGCTGCGGCGGCGGGTATCCCCGCTCCGGGGCTTGGCGCCAGCCTCGCCTACTACGACGCATTCAGAAGCGCCCGGCTCCCGGCAAGTCTCGTGCAGGCCCAGCGGGACTATTTCGGAGCGCACGGGTTCGAGCGTCCGGACCGGCCCGGCGTGTTTCACGGCCCCTGGAAAGGATAA
- a CDS encoding cytochrome c3 family protein: MPVLKNRYTPIIGVCGALALLIAGGHFIPTPSEALPVRISMRNKGGNVVFTHARHLEYVKKLDGSCETCHHEKKMRGMTLAPVPCGSCHATEFDAKFSSDHQASLPPETCTYCHHAELGKLLYSHEDHAAQHDCTECHHGPDIEAEPGACNQCHGAEAEENMPSLREAVHAKCNTCHEDMFEEQLKGCKGCHEILPGKAEGPQPSCNSCHFETDATPLLTRMDSYHDQCMDCHEKAGAGPYGEDSCNRCHTR, translated from the coding sequence ATGCCTGTCTTGAAGAATCGTTATACGCCCATCATCGGTGTGTGCGGCGCGCTGGCTCTTCTGATCGCCGGCGGCCACTTCATCCCCACCCCCTCCGAAGCCCTTCCCGTCCGTATTTCCATGCGTAACAAAGGCGGGAACGTCGTTTTCACCCATGCCCGGCATCTGGAATACGTGAAGAAGCTGGATGGAAGCTGCGAGACCTGTCACCACGAAAAGAAAATGCGCGGCATGACACTGGCGCCCGTACCGTGTGGGTCCTGTCACGCCACGGAATTCGACGCAAAATTCTCTTCCGACCATCAGGCCAGCCTGCCGCCCGAGACCTGTACCTATTGTCACCACGCCGAACTGGGCAAACTGCTCTACAGCCACGAAGATCACGCCGCGCAGCACGACTGTACCGAATGCCATCACGGCCCGGATATCGAGGCCGAGCCGGGAGCCTGTAATCAGTGCCACGGCGCCGAAGCCGAGGAGAACATGCCTTCCCTGCGGGAAGCCGTGCACGCCAAGTGCAACACCTGCCACGAGGACATGTTCGAGGAGCAGCTGAAGGGCTGTAAGGGGTGCCACGAAATTCTACCGGGCAAGGCCGAGGGGCCGCAGCCGTCCTGTAATTCCTGTCATTTTGAAACGGACGCCACGCCGCTTCTGACGCGGATGGATTCCTACCACGACCAGTGCATGGACTGCCATGAGAAGGCCGGGGCCGGTCCTTATGGCGAGGACTCCTGCAACCGTTGTCATACCAGGTAG
- a CDS encoding 4Fe-4S dicluster domain-containing protein — translation MKKPYLNTSASVTPELRELSAPARLRVPLHEKHKPTVKKKQTVARGEVIAENPAKSAYGTGFLHAGMDGVVEEILTDAIVIAALPEPREGEETTVPAGPEPAVLNGLEGEALCRRLLELGIDTGVFHPGRMLIVNALNPEPGMLASEYLLLKERATLEAGLRLLERAVHPPAVKLAVARGMDAALQGCATVHVSDRYPSTIDPLVVHALTGTERPGNVDVISVSHLYRAGRVAETGLPAPDAILSLNGSLFRVSAGIPVQDVLDAAGISSGPGWKVALGGPMRGESIFDLSVGVPPDCTAITVVREGEFPEVAPNPCIHCGECVLACPARIHPGLLSANAEFGFFDAARAGHVETCLECGMCTFVCPANRPVMQYLLVAKRQLADQDETLTSCRLQA, via the coding sequence ATGAAGAAGCCGTATCTGAACACCTCCGCGTCCGTGACCCCTGAATTGCGTGAACTGTCCGCCCCCGCGCGGCTCAGGGTTCCTCTCCATGAGAAACATAAGCCCACAGTCAAGAAAAAGCAGACCGTGGCCCGGGGCGAGGTCATCGCCGAGAACCCCGCGAAAAGCGCCTACGGAACGGGTTTTCTCCATGCGGGCATGGACGGCGTGGTGGAAGAGATCCTGACGGATGCCATCGTGATCGCCGCTTTGCCGGAGCCCCGGGAAGGAGAAGAAACCACCGTCCCGGCTGGTCCCGAACCTGCCGTTCTGAACGGGCTGGAAGGAGAGGCTCTCTGCCGCAGACTGCTCGAGCTGGGTATTGACACCGGCGTTTTTCATCCGGGCCGGATGCTGATCGTGAACGCTCTCAATCCGGAACCAGGCATGCTGGCGAGCGAATATTTGCTGCTCAAGGAGCGGGCGACCCTCGAGGCGGGCCTCCGGCTGCTGGAGCGGGCCGTGCATCCCCCGGCCGTGAAGCTGGCCGTGGCCAGGGGCATGGACGCGGCCCTGCAGGGCTGCGCTACGGTTCATGTTTCCGACCGGTATCCGTCCACCATCGATCCACTGGTCGTCCATGCGCTGACCGGCACCGAACGTCCGGGCAACGTGGATGTCATTTCCGTTTCCCATCTTTATCGGGCGGGGCGCGTGGCCGAGACCGGCCTGCCCGCGCCGGACGCCATCCTGAGTCTGAACGGCAGCCTGTTCAGGGTGTCGGCAGGAATTCCCGTACAGGACGTGCTGGACGCGGCGGGCATTTCCTCGGGGCCCGGCTGGAAAGTCGCTCTGGGAGGTCCCATGCGCGGCGAGAGTATTTTCGATCTGTCCGTCGGTGTGCCCCCGGACTGTACGGCCATTACCGTGGTCCGGGAGGGGGAGTTTCCCGAAGTGGCTCCCAACCCGTGCATCCATTGCGGGGAATGCGTGCTGGCCTGTCCGGCGCGCATCCATCCGGGCCTGCTGTCGGCCAACGCGGAGTTCGGATTTTTCGACGCGGCCCGCGCCGGGCATGTGGAAACCTGCCTGGAATGCGGCATGTGCACATTTGTCTGCCCGGCCAACCGTCCGGTGATGCAATACCTGCTGGTGGCCAAGCGGCAGCTGGCCGATCAGGACGAGACTCTGACCTCGTGCAGATTGCAGGCCTGA